The following proteins come from a genomic window of Gossypium raimondii isolate GPD5lz chromosome 5, ASM2569854v1, whole genome shotgun sequence:
- the LOC128041004 gene encoding uncharacterized protein LOC128041004: protein MAPPNQLCLVLVIFISMFSLSSLPTSAIILKANVSLPVLSSQLVENLCNGKAVENRKFCLKALSTPKIIAVMDTTQLGTLIMKLGAANAKATLNVYNEIIKKPGSPQALKALNCCVEAYKYAILSFEMVSSELVEDPQTANYDVAVIGPEIGNCEKELINAKVQAPRLLVGNRFMKYYVSMGYEITSTLELENPNEY from the coding sequence ATGGCTCCTCCAAATCAGTTATGcttagttttagttattttcataTCTATGTTTTCGCTTTCCTCTTTGCCAACAAGTGCAATTATTCTAAAGGCTAATGTTTCCCTTCCGGTACTTTCATCGCAACTAGTGGAAAATTTATGCAATGGCAAGGCAGTGGAAAATCGCAAGTTTTGTCTGAAAGCACTTTCCACTCCCAAAATTATTGCGGTAATGGATACAACCCAACTAGGAACCCTCATTATGAAATTAGGAGCAGCAAATGCCAAAGCAACGTTGAatgtatataatgaaataattaagaaaCCAGGTTCTCCTCAGGCTTTGAAAGCTCTTAATTGTTGCGTTGAGGCTTACAAATATGCAATCTTATCATTTGAAATGGTATCTTCAGAATTGGTTGAAGATCCCCAAACCGCAAACTATGATGTAGCTGTTATAGGTCCCGAAATTGGTAATTGTGAAAAGGAATTGATTAACGCAAAGGTTCAAGCACCTCGACTCCTTGTTGGGAATCGATTTATGAAGTATTATGTCTCAATGGGATATGAGATAACATCAACTCTCGAGCTTGAAAATCCAAATGAGTATTAG